In Chloroflexia bacterium SDU3-3, one DNA window encodes the following:
- a CDS encoding glucose-6-phosphate dehydrogenase assembly protein OpcA yields MTSIPLGERQPVDIGAIEKDLAALWKQPLGGDSQRAQITRSCVMTLIAVVSGQREANEVTSAIIQMTDRFPNRTIVIDAQPESGGESLEAWAQVSCQVPAAGSTQICCEQIAIEARGAGVGRVPGAVLPLLVPDVPVVVWWPRSAPLGTPLFERLNAMADRVIIDSALIDEPEGQIGGLLAKFGKGRAISDLAWGRLTPWRELTAQFFDTPSAVSHLSEITDVAVHYRSRPDGTVDRLQPLLFIGWLASKLGWRTAECAECNRDTSMKLQRPDGGMVRVSLAAIPGDLRHDEQIEGVVMHCDHASYQISREGERADGVIVATREGELAPLRRVVHLEQVDLLKLLAEELRQFGRDLGYEQALGAAAAMVA; encoded by the coding sequence ATGACGAGCATTCCGCTTGGCGAGCGCCAGCCAGTCGATATCGGCGCAATCGAGAAGGATCTGGCCGCGCTCTGGAAGCAGCCGCTCGGCGGCGACTCGCAGCGCGCGCAGATCACACGCTCGTGCGTGATGACGCTGATCGCCGTGGTCTCGGGCCAGCGCGAGGCCAACGAGGTGACCTCGGCCATCATCCAGATGACCGACCGCTTCCCCAACCGCACGATCGTGATCGACGCCCAGCCCGAGAGCGGCGGCGAGTCGCTGGAGGCCTGGGCGCAGGTGAGCTGCCAGGTGCCTGCGGCGGGCAGCACCCAGATCTGCTGCGAGCAGATCGCGATCGAGGCGCGGGGCGCTGGCGTGGGCCGCGTGCCCGGCGCGGTGCTGCCGCTGCTGGTGCCCGATGTACCGGTGGTGGTGTGGTGGCCGCGCAGCGCGCCGCTGGGCACGCCGCTGTTCGAGCGCCTGAACGCCATGGCCGACCGCGTGATCATCGACTCGGCCCTGATCGATGAGCCGGAGGGCCAGATCGGCGGGCTGCTGGCCAAGTTCGGCAAGGGCCGCGCGATCAGCGACCTGGCCTGGGGCCGCCTGACGCCCTGGCGCGAGCTGACCGCGCAGTTCTTCGACACCCCCAGCGCGGTCTCGCACCTGAGCGAGATCACCGATGTGGCCGTGCACTATCGCTCGCGCCCCGATGGCACGGTCGACCGGCTCCAGCCGCTGCTGTTCATCGGCTGGCTGGCATCCAAGCTGGGCTGGCGCACCGCCGAGTGCGCCGAGTGCAACCGCGACACCAGCATGAAGCTCCAGCGGCCCGACGGCGGCATGGTGCGGGTGTCGCTGGCCGCCATCCCCGGCGACCTGCGCCACGACGAGCAGATCGAGGGCGTGGTGATGCACTGCGACCACGCCAGCTACCAGATCAGCCGCGAGGGCGAGCGCGCCGACGGCGTGATCGTGGCCACGCGCGAGGGCGAGCTGGCCCCGCTGCGTCGCGTGGTGCACCTTGAGCAGGTCGATCTGCTGAAGCTGCTGGCCGAGGAGCTGCGCCAGTTTGGGCGCGACCTGGGCTACGAGCAGGCGCTGGGGGCCGCCGCCGCGATGGTGGCCTAG
- a CDS encoding LacI family transcriptional regulator: MAKVTINDIAKEAGVSKTAVSFAFNDPSQLAQATVQHIHAVAEKLGYSPDPIARSMTTRRTNALGLLVPQDIATVMSNPFFAQLMRGIGHICNSTGKTLMIVPPLWGSRLKAIPHATVDGFIVVGIEVDRSEIVLLRRRRIPFVIVDSAAPDDIPSVNVDDRSGARAAMRYVLEQGHRSIGVISIESGKPGPENYTGTLGARLQGYFEALSEFGIAHDDERVHFVEAPSSWQGGSNAFEQLWALPQRPTAIVTMSDILAFGVLDTARSMGLTLPEELSVVGFDDLPDARLMRPPLTTVRQPVEEKGRLAAEILVNAIENQGEPQHHILPTELVIRDSVLPISRDVLALSNVPLI, from the coding sequence ATGGCAAAAGTCACCATTAACGACATCGCAAAAGAGGCGGGCGTCTCAAAAACCGCCGTATCATTTGCATTTAACGACCCGAGCCAGCTGGCCCAGGCCACGGTGCAGCACATCCACGCCGTCGCCGAGAAGCTGGGCTACTCGCCCGACCCGATCGCCCGCAGCATGACCACGCGGCGCACCAACGCGCTGGGCCTGCTGGTGCCGCAGGACATCGCCACCGTGATGTCCAACCCCTTCTTCGCCCAGCTGATGCGCGGCATCGGCCATATCTGCAACAGCACCGGCAAGACCCTGATGATCGTGCCGCCGCTCTGGGGCTCGCGCCTGAAGGCCATCCCGCACGCCACCGTCGACGGCTTTATCGTGGTGGGCATCGAGGTCGACCGCAGCGAGATCGTGCTGCTGCGCCGCCGCCGCATCCCCTTCGTGATCGTGGACAGCGCCGCGCCCGACGACATCCCCAGCGTGAACGTGGACGACCGCAGCGGGGCGCGCGCGGCCATGCGCTATGTGCTTGAGCAGGGCCACCGCAGCATCGGCGTGATCAGCATCGAGTCGGGCAAGCCCGGGCCGGAGAACTACACCGGCACGCTGGGCGCGCGCCTGCAGGGCTACTTCGAGGCCCTGAGCGAGTTCGGGATCGCCCACGACGACGAGCGGGTGCATTTTGTCGAGGCCCCCAGCAGCTGGCAGGGCGGCAGCAACGCCTTCGAGCAGCTGTGGGCGCTGCCCCAGCGCCCCACCGCTATTGTCACTATGAGCGACATCCTGGCCTTTGGCGTGCTGGATACGGCCCGCAGCATGGGCCTAACCCTGCCCGAGGAGCTGTCGGTGGTGGGCTTCGACGACCTGCCCGACGCCCGCCTGATGCGCCCGCCGCTCACCACAGTGCGCCAGCCGGTGGAGGAGAAAGGGCGGCTGGCCGCCGAGATCCTGGTCAACGCCATCGAGAATCAGGGCGAGCCGCAGCACCACATCCTGCCCACCGAGCTGGTCATCCGCGACTCGGTGCTGCCGATCTCGCGCGATGTGCTGGCCCTCAGCAACGTGCCGCTGATCTGA
- a CDS encoding ABC transporter ATP-binding protein, protein MSTDFLLEQLLANSPAPRPPAPTLIRLDRVSKSFREGGRTRSVLHEVSASFATGEFIVLLGKSGSGKSTLLNLISAIDTPTSGEVVIGGTPIHRLGEHERTLFRREKIGFVFQFYNLVPTLTVLENLLLPLELNGRTTQADRRRATDLLEQVGLESRQRAYPDTLSGGEQQRISVARALVHDPQLVLADEPTGNLDEETGQQVLALLDTLTRRAGKNLVMVTHSRDVVGLADRVFRIREGRLLEEAGAAL, encoded by the coding sequence ATGTCCACTGATTTTCTGCTCGAACAGCTGCTCGCCAACTCCCCAGCCCCGCGCCCCCCGGCCCCCACCCTGATCCGGCTCGACCGCGTGAGCAAGAGCTTCCGCGAGGGCGGGCGCACCCGCAGCGTGCTGCACGAGGTAAGCGCCAGCTTCGCCACGGGCGAGTTTATCGTGCTGCTGGGCAAAAGCGGCTCGGGCAAGAGCACGCTGCTGAATCTGATCAGCGCGATCGACACGCCCACCAGCGGCGAGGTCGTCATCGGCGGCACGCCCATCCACAGGCTGGGCGAGCACGAGCGCACCCTGTTCCGGCGCGAGAAGATCGGCTTCGTGTTCCAGTTCTACAACCTGGTGCCCACGCTGACGGTGCTGGAAAACCTGCTGCTGCCGCTGGAGCTGAACGGGCGCACCACACAGGCCGACCGGCGGCGCGCCACCGACCTGCTAGAGCAGGTGGGGCTGGAAAGCCGCCAGCGCGCCTACCCCGACACGCTCTCCGGCGGCGAGCAGCAGCGCATCTCGGTGGCCCGCGCGCTGGTGCACGACCCGCAGCTGGTGCTGGCCGACGAGCCGACCGGCAACCTGGATGAGGAGACCGGCCAGCAAGTGCTGGCGCTGCTGGACACGCTGACGCGGCGGGCGGGCAAAAACCTGGTGATGGTGACGCACAGCCGCGACGTGGTGGGACTAGCCGACCGCGTGTTCCGCATCCGCGAAGGGCGGCTGCTGGAAGAGGCGGGCGCGGCGCTATGA
- a CDS encoding ABC transporter permease, with amino-acid sequence MIPPTLLKTSYRTMLRQPWQILLAILGVALGVAVVVAIDLANDSARQAFALSTETLTGKATHQLLGGPRGVDEALYRRLRQELGLRDVAPLVDGYAADPDRAGLTLHILGIDPFAEAAFRPYLAPSGQGAAVGDATALLRTPGAALISAGTASAYGIRPGDHIRLQLGQEAREALIIGLITPEDETSARALDGILVADIATAQEWLGKLGRLSQIDLILPEGDAGAAQAQAIQAMLPADTRLARPAARTEAIQQMTAAFELNLSALSMLALVVGMFLIYNTMTFSVVQRRGQIGTLRCIGVARGQIFALVLGEALLVGLVGSLLGLALGVALGRGLVGLVTQTINDLYFAVSVRSVAISALPLVKGFALGMLATLAAAAAPAFEATTTPPRMVLRRSSYEQRVRRAVPLVAGAGAALIALGCGLLAWPSQSIVLGFAALFAITIGAAAVTPLATLLLMDTIRPLAGRVGGLLGRMAARDVVAALSRTSVAIAALMIAIAVTIGVGLMVGSFRQTVVQWLGQTLQADIYISTPAQNGEPLAPELIASFGATPGVAGLRRYREASVDSAQGPTQIVAVDVVQGRDDRSFTLIEGQPDQAWPAFTRGAVVVSEPLSYRRGLHAGDVLQITTDRGPRALPIAGVFTDYASDQGRVFMSIETYQSLWDDPAISSLAVYAAPGQGVDALVERLRAEVGAGQVVQVRSNQALREQSLVVFDRTFAITRVLQLLAMIVAFIGILSALMALELERGRELGVLRANGLTPRQLWAMVLSQTGLMGLTAGLLAIPMGVALASVLVFVINKRSFGWSLLFSLDGGLFAQALLVAVVAALLAGVYPAWKMGRTSPALALREE; translated from the coding sequence ATGATCCCACCGACCCTGCTCAAGACCTCGTACCGCACCATGCTGCGCCAACCCTGGCAGATCCTGCTGGCCATCCTGGGCGTGGCGCTGGGCGTGGCCGTGGTGGTCGCGATCGACCTAGCCAACGACAGCGCCCGCCAGGCCTTCGCGCTCTCCACCGAGACCCTGACCGGCAAGGCCACCCACCAGCTGCTGGGCGGGCCGCGCGGCGTGGATGAGGCGCTGTACCGACGGCTGCGCCAGGAGCTGGGCCTGCGCGACGTGGCCCCGCTGGTGGATGGCTACGCCGCCGACCCTGACCGCGCGGGCCTTACGCTGCACATCCTGGGCATCGACCCCTTCGCCGAGGCGGCGTTCCGGCCCTACCTGGCGCCCAGCGGCCAGGGCGCGGCAGTGGGTGACGCCACCGCGCTGCTGCGCACCCCCGGCGCAGCACTGATCTCGGCTGGCACAGCCAGCGCCTACGGCATCCGCCCCGGCGACCACATCCGCCTGCAGCTTGGGCAGGAAGCGCGCGAGGCGCTGATCATCGGGCTAATCACGCCGGAGGATGAGACCTCGGCGCGGGCGCTAGATGGCATCCTAGTGGCCGATATCGCCACCGCACAGGAGTGGCTGGGCAAGCTCGGGCGGCTGAGCCAGATCGACCTCATCCTGCCCGAGGGCGACGCGGGCGCGGCGCAGGCCCAGGCCATCCAGGCCATGCTGCCCGCCGACACCCGGCTGGCCCGCCCCGCCGCCCGCACCGAGGCCATCCAGCAGATGACGGCGGCCTTCGAGCTGAACCTCTCGGCGCTGAGCATGCTGGCGCTGGTGGTGGGCATGTTCCTGATCTACAACACCATGACCTTCTCGGTGGTGCAGCGGCGCGGCCAGATCGGCACGCTGCGCTGCATCGGCGTGGCGCGCGGGCAGATCTTTGCGCTGGTGCTGGGCGAGGCACTGCTGGTGGGGCTGGTCGGCTCGCTGCTGGGGCTGGCGCTGGGCGTGGCGCTGGGGCGCGGCCTGGTGGGGCTGGTGACGCAGACGATCAACGACCTGTACTTCGCCGTCTCGGTGCGCTCGGTGGCCATCTCGGCGCTGCCGCTGGTCAAAGGCTTCGCGCTGGGCATGCTGGCCACGCTGGCCGCCGCCGCCGCGCCCGCCTTCGAGGCCACCACCACGCCGCCGCGCATGGTGCTGCGCCGCTCGTCCTACGAGCAGCGGGTGCGGCGGGCCGTGCCGCTGGTGGCGGGCGCGGGCGCGGCGCTGATCGCGCTGGGCTGCGGGCTGCTGGCCTGGCCCAGCCAGAGCATCGTGCTGGGCTTCGCGGCGCTGTTCGCCATCACCATCGGCGCGGCGGCGGTCACGCCCCTGGCCACGCTGCTGCTGATGGACACAATCCGACCGCTGGCGGGCCGTGTGGGCGGCCTGCTGGGCCGCATGGCCGCGCGCGATGTGGTGGCCGCGCTCTCGCGCACCTCGGTGGCCATCGCCGCGCTCATGATCGCCATCGCCGTGACGATCGGCGTGGGGCTGATGGTCGGCAGTTTCCGCCAGACCGTGGTGCAGTGGCTGGGGCAGACGCTCCAGGCCGACATCTACATCTCGACGCCCGCGCAGAATGGCGAGCCGCTCGCGCCCGAGCTGATCGCATCGTTTGGCGCGACCCCTGGCGTGGCCGGGCTGCGCCGCTACCGCGAGGCCTCGGTCGATAGCGCGCAGGGGCCGACCCAGATCGTGGCGGTGGATGTGGTGCAGGGCCGCGACGACCGCTCGTTCACGCTGATCGAGGGCCAGCCCGACCAGGCATGGCCCGCCTTCACGCGCGGCGCGGTGGTGGTGAGCGAGCCGCTCTCCTACCGGCGCGGTCTGCACGCTGGCGACGTGCTCCAGATCACCACCGACCGAGGGCCACGCGCGCTGCCAATCGCGGGCGTGTTCACCGACTACGCGTCCGACCAGGGCCGCGTGTTTATGTCGATTGAGACCTACCAGTCGCTGTGGGATGACCCGGCGATCTCGTCGCTGGCGGTCTACGCTGCGCCGGGGCAGGGCGTGGATGCGCTGGTCGAGCGGCTGCGGGCCGAGGTCGGCGCGGGCCAGGTGGTGCAGGTGCGATCCAACCAGGCGCTGCGCGAGCAGTCGCTGGTGGTGTTCGACCGCACCTTCGCGATCACCCGCGTGCTGCAGCTGCTGGCCATGATCGTGGCCTTCATCGGCATCCTCTCGGCGCTGATGGCGCTGGAGCTAGAGCGCGGGCGCGAGCTGGGCGTGCTGCGCGCCAACGGCCTGACCCCGCGCCAGCTGTGGGCCATGGTGCTCTCGCAGACCGGGCTGATGGGCCTGACCGCCGGGCTGCTGGCCATCCCCATGGGCGTGGCGCTGGCCAGCGTGCTGGTGTTCGTGATCAACAAGCGCTCGTTCGGCTGGAGCCTGCTGTTCTCGCTGGATGGCGGTCTATTCGCCCAGGCGCTGCTGGTGGCCGTGGTGGCCGCGCTGCTGGCGGGGGTCTACCCCGCCTGGAAGATGGGCCGCACCTCGCCCGCGCTGGCCCTGCGGGAGGAGTGA
- a CDS encoding carotenoid 1,2-hydratase, translating to MRAYRTALALFFLTIALASCGKAGPAAIQSHISAVQAVGGSGGAGFAKATEPRTFSFPRDHGAHQQYATEWWYYTGNLAAEDGRRFGYQLTFFRFGLGPQLPQRASAWAAGNVYMAHLALTDVAGNTFHAYERFSRDGAGLAGASGEPQFRVWLDDWSAEGQGQAGLPMRLRAAQGAVALDLTLEGGKPVVLEGPGGVSQKSATPGNASYYYSYTRMPTQGSITLDGQQIAVRGSSWFDREFGTSALEPGASGWDWFAIQLDDGRDLMVAQIHRADGTPMFAAGTLVAQDGTPSYLTMDDITITATSTWQSQRSGARYPSAWRILVRSAQIDLAVTPAIPDQELPLTVTYWEGATSVEGSAAGQPVRGQGYTELTGYGEQGQLQLR from the coding sequence ATGCGAGCCTATCGAACAGCGCTGGCCTTATTTTTCCTAACTATTGCGCTGGCATCATGTGGAAAAGCTGGCCCGGCGGCCATCCAAAGCCATATCTCGGCAGTGCAGGCCGTGGGCGGCAGCGGCGGCGCGGGATTCGCCAAGGCCACCGAGCCGCGCACGTTCAGCTTCCCGCGCGACCACGGCGCGCATCAGCAGTACGCCACCGAGTGGTGGTACTACACCGGCAACCTCGCCGCCGAGGATGGGCGGCGCTTCGGCTACCAGCTCACCTTCTTCCGCTTCGGGCTGGGGCCGCAGCTGCCCCAGCGCGCCTCGGCCTGGGCCGCAGGCAATGTCTACATGGCCCACCTGGCGCTCACCGATGTGGCGGGCAACACCTTCCACGCCTACGAGCGCTTCAGCCGCGACGGCGCGGGTCTGGCCGGGGCCAGCGGCGAGCCGCAGTTCCGCGTGTGGCTCGACGACTGGTCGGCGGAGGGCCAGGGCCAGGCCGGGCTACCCATGCGGCTGCGCGCCGCCCAGGGCGCGGTGGCGCTCGACCTCACCTTGGAAGGCGGCAAGCCCGTGGTGCTAGAGGGGCCGGGCGGCGTCAGCCAGAAGAGCGCCACGCCGGGCAACGCCTCGTACTACTACTCGTACACCCGCATGCCCACTCAGGGCAGCATCACGCTGGATGGCCAGCAGATCGCCGTGCGCGGCAGCTCGTGGTTCGACCGCGAGTTTGGCACATCGGCGCTGGAACCAGGTGCGAGCGGCTGGGACTGGTTCGCCATCCAGCTCGACGACGGGCGCGACCTGATGGTCGCCCAGATCCACCGCGCCGACGGCACGCCCATGTTTGCCGCAGGCACCCTGGTGGCCCAAGATGGCACACCATCTTACCTAACTATGGATGACATCACGATCACGGCCACATCCACATGGCAGAGCCAGCGCAGCGGCGCGCGCTACCCCAGCGCGTGGCGCATCCTGGTGCGCTCGGCCCAGATCGACCTCGCCGTCACCCCCGCCATCCCCGACCAAGAGCTGCCGCTGACCGTCACCTACTGGGAGGGCGCGACCAGCGTCGAGGGCAGCGCCGCAGGCCAGCCCGTGCGCGGCCAGGGCTACACCGAGCTGACCGGCTACGGCGAGCAGGGCCAGCTGCAGCTGCGCTAG
- a CDS encoding PDZ domain-containing protein has translation MTQPDVSLLYAFSNQFADAVERAGVSLVQVNGRQRQSSSGVVFADERVLTADHTLEREEDLTIETHDGRTLPAHLIGRDPATDLAVLHVPGLGLAPATTPEQPARVGQMLLLVGRPSPGGAMASLGIVSAAGGPVRSRRGAMLERYIQTDATPYPGFSGGAMIDAHGAVLAITTTGLASGVAVGIPSDLAWRVAEAIASQGHVRRGFLGISSQPVPIPPAQRAGRDQARGLLIVTVEEGSPAHTAGVLVGDILVGFDGQQIADTDDLQNLLSGDRVGQSFPIDLLRGGSLTTIQITIGQRS, from the coding sequence ATGACCCAGCCCGATGTGAGCTTGCTCTACGCCTTCTCAAACCAGTTTGCCGACGCCGTCGAGCGCGCGGGCGTCTCGCTGGTGCAGGTGAACGGGCGGCAGCGCCAGTCCTCCAGCGGCGTGGTGTTCGCCGACGAGCGCGTGCTGACCGCCGACCATACCCTTGAGCGCGAAGAAGACCTAACAATTGAAACCCACGACGGGCGCACTCTGCCTGCGCACCTGATCGGGCGCGACCCCGCCACCGATCTGGCCGTGCTGCACGTGCCCGGCCTGGGCCTAGCCCCGGCCACCACGCCCGAGCAGCCCGCGCGGGTGGGCCAGATGCTGCTGCTGGTGGGGCGGCCATCCCCGGGCGGCGCGATGGCCAGCCTGGGCATCGTGAGCGCGGCGGGCGGCCCCGTGCGCAGCAGGCGCGGCGCGATGCTGGAGCGCTACATCCAGACCGACGCCACGCCCTACCCCGGCTTCTCGGGCGGCGCGATGATCGACGCCCACGGCGCGGTGCTGGCCATCACCACCACCGGGCTGGCCAGCGGCGTGGCCGTAGGCATCCCCAGCGACCTAGCGTGGCGCGTGGCCGAGGCGATCGCCAGCCAGGGCCACGTGCGGCGCGGCTTCCTGGGCATCAGCAGCCAGCCGGTGCCCATCCCGCCCGCCCAGCGTGCGGGGCGCGATCAGGCCCGCGGCCTGCTGATCGTCACCGTGGAGGAAGGCAGCCCGGCGCATACCGCAGGCGTGCTGGTGGGCGACATCTTGGTGGGCTTCGACGGCCAGCAGATCGCCGACACCGACGACCTCCAGAACCTGCTCTCCGGCGATCGCGTGGGCCAGAGCTTCCCCATCGATCTGCTGCGCGGCGGCAGCCTAACTACCATCCAGATCACCATCGGACAGCGCAGCTAG
- a CDS encoding trypsin-like serine protease produces MATFVPIYLPGDLSQEIAEIASRVRASIVQVQAHSHGGGAGFVWGERGQIITNQHVVGQHSEVKVQLADGSAHAAQVVARSQTLDLALLQIEAHGLPSIPLADSARLRVGELVIAIGHPWGQPGVVTAGVVSGIGELPVGDGRTASYIRSDVRLAPGNSGGPLLNARGELIGINAMIFGGDLSVAIPSHVARRWAEGAAQQQPITLGVQLQPVAVRAPGGSAAPALLIAGVAEGSLAERGGLFVGDVLLAVGGQPVADAAHLREALLPDEHGQLAIRILRGGQIADLVIQSEGQ; encoded by the coding sequence ATGGCGACTTTCGTCCCAATCTATCTCCCCGGCGATCTCTCGCAGGAGATCGCCGAGATCGCCAGCCGGGTGCGGGCCAGCATAGTGCAGGTGCAGGCCCACAGCCACGGCGGCGGCGCTGGCTTCGTATGGGGAGAGCGCGGCCAGATCATCACCAACCAGCACGTGGTGGGGCAGCACAGCGAGGTGAAGGTGCAGCTTGCCGACGGCAGCGCGCATGCCGCGCAGGTGGTGGCCCGCAGCCAGACCCTCGACCTGGCGCTGCTGCAGATCGAGGCGCACGGCCTGCCCAGCATCCCGCTGGCCGACTCGGCGCGGCTGCGCGTGGGCGAGCTGGTGATCGCGATCGGCCACCCATGGGGCCAGCCGGGCGTGGTGACGGCAGGCGTGGTCAGCGGCATCGGCGAGCTGCCGGTGGGCGATGGACGCACGGCCAGCTACATCCGCTCCGACGTGCGCCTGGCCCCCGGCAACTCCGGCGGGCCGCTGCTGAACGCGCGCGGCGAGCTGATCGGCATCAACGCCATGATCTTCGGCGGCGATCTGTCGGTGGCCATCCCCAGCCACGTGGCGCGGCGCTGGGCCGAGGGCGCAGCCCAGCAGCAGCCCATCACCCTGGGGGTGCAGCTCCAGCCCGTGGCGGTGCGAGCGCCAGGCGGCAGCGCCGCGCCCGCCCTGCTGATCGCTGGCGTGGCCGAGGGCTCGCTGGCCGAGCGCGGCGGGCTGTTCGTGGGCGATGTGCTGCTGGCGGTGGGCGGCCAGCCCGTGGCCGACGCGGCGCACCTGCGCGAGGCGCTGCTGCCCGACGAGCACGGCCAGCTCGCCATCCGCATCCTACGCGGCGGGCAGATCGCCGATCTGGTCATCCAGAGCGAGGGCCAATGA
- a CDS encoding response regulator transcription factor has protein sequence MTQVLIISPSRAVRAGLRALLAEGGAEVAGEAPSFARVDLASADAVLLADESQLADAEQALREHARPLALVVLAERPQVAAALRDMPLAGWAVVPQDSGPAELAAAIAAAAQGFAALPVAMARRAIASGPPGAGLAAPSAEPLTPREREILQLLGQGLSNKMIARDLGVSDHTVKFHVSSIYAKLGAANRAEAVNLGARLGLVAL, from the coding sequence ATGACCCAGGTGCTGATCATCAGCCCCAGCCGCGCGGTGCGGGCCGGGCTGCGCGCCCTGCTGGCCGAGGGCGGGGCCGAGGTGGCGGGCGAGGCCCCATCGTTCGCGCGGGTGGATCTGGCCAGCGCCGACGCGGTGCTGCTGGCCGACGAGAGCCAGCTGGCCGACGCCGAGCAGGCCCTGCGCGAGCACGCCCGCCCGCTGGCCCTAGTGGTGCTGGCCGAGCGGCCACAGGTGGCGGCGGCCCTGCGCGACATGCCGCTGGCGGGCTGGGCCGTGGTCCCCCAGGACTCCGGCCCAGCCGAGCTGGCTGCGGCCATCGCGGCGGCGGCCCAGGGCTTCGCGGCGCTGCCCGTGGCGATGGCCCGCCGCGCCATCGCCAGCGGCCCGCCCGGCGCGGGGCTGGCCGCCCCATCCGCCGAGCCGCTCACCCCGCGCGAGCGCGAGATCCTGCAGCTGCTCGGCCAGGGCCTCTCCAATAAAATGATCGCCCGCGACCTTGGCGTGAGCGATCATACCGTGAAATTCCATGTCTCATCGATCTACGCCAAGCTGGGTGCGGCCAACCGCGCCGAGGCCGTGAACCTGGGCGCGCGGCTAGGGCTGGTGGCGCTGTGA
- a CDS encoding DUF2723 domain-containing protein — MSEPTTPAPPRAARLISLLCHPLTSGVVLFGVAAALYAYTAAPSVMGGDSAEFQMAAPLLGVPHPTTYPLAILLGKLFTLAVPLGDLAHRVTLVSSFGAALAVALLGALARRLTGSALGGWLAALALMVAPGLWNAATMAEVYGLLAALIAGCWLAVAHVDAARLRALSDGPYRKGLAQLWDHVQPSALLAAFLAGLGIAHHGLFVFTTLPFVALALLLYACWPRALGAGRGRGVRSVVIAVIALGVSLVLGLTPWLFPLIQYARFGPFSGENYGLPRFYFWGSPTRWADAIGMLAGGPMRQGVFRIPTPEAALAVLANLGERLRFEFGTLGLALAALGCGWLLWRSWRAWLGAACIGLGTLIYLLLLGPAVQDAPIFTLPMLLPLALWAGAGGVALANLIRRAAGRWDTRVAAACAQAALVALLLLTLAWGKTRLPYANKRYLTVWRDFGQAALAQLPRNAIVIAHWEQGMLLQYLVLAEHQRPDVWVDVVEPTDDPWQERARSRYAGRPVFLVGGAADVQGMDVTLVLANDYANVYELQP; from the coding sequence ATGAGCGAACCCACAACCCCCGCACCACCTCGTGCCGCGCGGCTGATCTCGCTTCTGTGCCACCCGCTCACCTCGGGCGTGGTGCTGTTCGGCGTGGCGGCGGCGCTGTACGCCTACACCGCCGCGCCCAGCGTGATGGGCGGCGACTCGGCGGAGTTCCAGATGGCGGCCCCACTGCTGGGCGTGCCGCACCCCACCACCTACCCGCTCGCCATCCTGCTGGGCAAGCTGTTCACCCTGGCCGTGCCGCTGGGCGATCTGGCCCACCGCGTGACGCTGGTCTCGTCGTTCGGGGCGGCGCTGGCGGTGGCGCTGCTGGGCGCGCTGGCGCGGCGGCTGACCGGATCGGCGCTGGGCGGCTGGCTGGCCGCGCTGGCCCTGATGGTTGCGCCGGGGCTGTGGAACGCGGCGACGATGGCCGAGGTGTATGGCCTGCTGGCCGCGCTGATCGCAGGCTGCTGGCTGGCGGTGGCCCATGTGGATGCGGCCCGCCTGCGTGCGCTGTCGGATGGGCCGTATCGCAAAGGCTTGGCCCAGCTGTGGGATCATGTGCAGCCCAGCGCGCTGCTGGCCGCGTTTCTGGCGGGCCTGGGCATCGCGCACCACGGGCTGTTCGTGTTTACCACGCTGCCGTTTGTGGCGCTGGCGCTGCTGCTTTATGCCTGCTGGCCGCGCGCCCTGGGCGCTGGGCGCGGTCGTGGCGTGCGCAGTGTGGTGATTGCTGTTATTGCGTTAGGTGTGTCATTGGTGCTTGGCCTCACGCCGTGGCTGTTTCCGCTCATCCAGTACGCGCGGTTCGGGCCATTCAGCGGCGAGAACTACGGCCTGCCGCGCTTCTACTTCTGGGGCAGCCCCACCCGCTGGGCCGATGCGATCGGCATGCTGGCGGGCGGCCCCATGCGGCAGGGCGTTTTCCGCATCCCCACGCCCGAGGCTGCGCTGGCAGTGCTGGCAAACCTGGGCGAGCGCCTGCGGTTCGAGTTTGGCACCCTGGGGCTTGCGCTAGCGGCGCTTGGCTGCGGCTGGCTGCTGTGGCGCAGCTGGCGGGCCTGGCTGGGCGCGGCGTGCATTGGGCTGGGCACCCTGATCTACCTGCTGCTGCTCGGCCCGGCGGTGCAGGATGCGCCGATCTTCACCCTGCCGATGCTGCTGCCGCTGGCGCTGTGGGCGGGCGCGGGCGGGGTGGCGCTGGCCAACCTCATCCGCCGCGCGGCGGGGCGCTGGGACACGCGCGTGGCGGCGGCGTGCGCCCAGGCCGCGCTGGTCGCGCTGCTGCTGCTGACCCTGGCCTGGGGCAAGACGCGGCTTCCCTACGCCAACAAGCGCTATCTCACCGTATGGCGCGATTTTGGCCAGGCGGCGCTGGCCCAGCTGCCGCGCAACGCGATCGTGATCGCGCACTGGGAGCAGGGTATGCTGCTGCAGTATCTGGTGCTGGCCGAGCACCAGCGCCCAGATGTGTGGGTGGATGTGGTGGAGCCGACCGACGACCCCTGGCAGGAGCGGGCCAGATCGCGCTACGCGGGCAGGCCGGTGTTTCTGGTGGGCGGCGCGGCCGATGTGCAGGGCATGGATGTGACGCTGGTGCTGGCGAACGACTACGCCAATGTCTACGAGCTGCAGCCCTAG